The following proteins are encoded in a genomic region of Triticum dicoccoides isolate Atlit2015 ecotype Zavitan chromosome 1B, WEW_v2.0, whole genome shotgun sequence:
- the LOC119340993 gene encoding lipase-like isoform X1, which yields MERRRWLQASVLMCLLLLCSGRELKNKRQAPAFDSTLAKTLAEYTSAVYTNDLSQLFTWTCEKCGDLTEGFEVIELIIDVKNCLEAYVGFASDMNAVVVAFRGTQENSIQNWIEDLFWKQLDFDYPGMTEAKVHSGFYSAYHNTTLRDGVINGIQKTREAYGNIPIMVTGHSMGGAMASFCALDLIVNYGLKDVTLLTFGQPRIGNAVFATHFKKYLPNAIRVTNAHDIVPHLPPYYQYFPQKTYHHFPRELWVHNIGLDSLVYPIEQICDDSGEDPTCSRSVSGNSVQDHIHYLGISMHSESRGSCRIVTDDNMLRHKVDTVDGAIVFSKQPGLSVGQLLSTQ from the exons atggagcggcggcggtggctgcaGGCCTCGGTTCTAATGTGCTTGCTGCTGCTTTGCTCCGGGAGAG AACTCAAGAACAAAAGACAAGCGCCAGCATTTGATTCCACTCTCGCCAAGACGCTTGCAGAGTATACTTCAGCA GTTTATACTAATGATCTGTCACAGTTATTCACCTGGACCTGTGAAAAATGTGGTGACTTAACGGAG GGGTTCGAGGTGATCGAGCTGATTATTGATGTGAAAAATTGCTTGGAG GCATATGTCGGTTTTGCAAGTGACATGAATGCTGTTGTAGTTGCATTCAGAGGGACTCAGGAGAACAG CATCCAGAATTGGATTGAGGACTTATTTTGGAAACAACTTGATTTTGACTATCCAGGCATGACTGAAGCAAAG GTGCACAGTGGGTTTTATTCTGCATATCATAATACTACATTGCGTGATGGAGTCATCAACGGCATCCAGAAGACCAGGGAAGCATATGGCAATATTCCCATCATGGTGACAGGACATTCCATGGGAGGGGCCATGGCTTCGTTTTGTGCCCTTGATCTTATT GTCAACTATGGGTTAAAGGACGTGACCCTGCTGACATTTGGGCAACCTCGGATTGGTAATGCTGTGTTTGCTACCCACTTTAAGAAATACTTGCCAAACGCAATTCGAGTTACCAACGCACATGATATTGTGCCTCATCTACCCCCGTACTACCAGTACTTCCCACAGAAAACCTACCATCATTTCCCACGAGAG CTTTGGGTTCATAATATTGGACTCGATAGCCTAGTATACCCGATCGAGCAAATCTGTGACGATTCTGGTGAAGACCCCACTTGCAGCAG GTCCGTGAGTGGAAATAGCGTGCAAGACCATATCCACTATCTTGGCATCAGCATGCATTCCGAGTCGCGCGGATCATGCAGGATCGTCACGGATGACAATATGCTCAGGCACAAAGTTGACACTGTAGACGGTGCTATTGTCTTCTCGAAGCAGCCTGGTTTATCAGTTGGTCAGCTACTCAGTACACAGTAA
- the LOC119340993 gene encoding lipase-like isoform X2 → MERRRWLQASVLMCLLLLCSGRELKNKRQAPAFDSTLAKTLAEYTSAVYTNDLSQLFTWTCEKCGDLTEGFEVIELIIDVKNCLEAYVGFASDMNAVVVAFRGTQENSIQNWIEDLFWKQLDFDYPGMTEAKVHSGFYSAYHNTTLRDGVINGIQKTREAYGNIPIMVTGHSMGGAMASFCALDLIVNYGLKDVTLLTFGQPRIGNAVFATHFKKYLPNAIRVTNAHDIVPHLPPYYQYFPQKTYHHFPREEMW, encoded by the exons atggagcggcggcggtggctgcaGGCCTCGGTTCTAATGTGCTTGCTGCTGCTTTGCTCCGGGAGAG AACTCAAGAACAAAAGACAAGCGCCAGCATTTGATTCCACTCTCGCCAAGACGCTTGCAGAGTATACTTCAGCA GTTTATACTAATGATCTGTCACAGTTATTCACCTGGACCTGTGAAAAATGTGGTGACTTAACGGAG GGGTTCGAGGTGATCGAGCTGATTATTGATGTGAAAAATTGCTTGGAG GCATATGTCGGTTTTGCAAGTGACATGAATGCTGTTGTAGTTGCATTCAGAGGGACTCAGGAGAACAG CATCCAGAATTGGATTGAGGACTTATTTTGGAAACAACTTGATTTTGACTATCCAGGCATGACTGAAGCAAAG GTGCACAGTGGGTTTTATTCTGCATATCATAATACTACATTGCGTGATGGAGTCATCAACGGCATCCAGAAGACCAGGGAAGCATATGGCAATATTCCCATCATGGTGACAGGACATTCCATGGGAGGGGCCATGGCTTCGTTTTGTGCCCTTGATCTTATT GTCAACTATGGGTTAAAGGACGTGACCCTGCTGACATTTGGGCAACCTCGGATTGGTAATGCTGTGTTTGCTACCCACTTTAAGAAATACTTGCCAAACGCAATTCGAGTTACCAACGCACATGATATTGTGCCTCATCTACCCCCGTACTACCAGTACTTCCCACAGAAAACCTACCATCATTTCCCACGAGAG GAGATGTGGTGA
- the LOC119341008 gene encoding uncharacterized protein LOC119341008 isoform X2 yields the protein MGLSPSPSSPEGRWDDLPDDIAIAVASRLQEADVCALGGCSRSWRRACDANFVWEGLLRRRWPATAAAMAAGGAGASRAQGWKALYINNHGRTAVAISRVVEFVESSTHNGSLEAECYLKAMSDLALMEDIGFVNVQFFLLSRNRSAIINLIGLHYSIAYLHILVQRVTLCCTEVKLHSVFFLKQGQVLFSKLMLA from the exons ATGGGGCTCTCGCCGTCGCCGTCCTCACCGGAGGGGAGGTGGGACGACCTCCCCGACGATATAGCCATCGCCGTCGCCTCCCGCCTCCAG GAGGCCGACGTGTGCGCCCTCGGCGGATGCTCCCGGTCCTGGCGCCGCGCCTGCGACGCCAACTTCGTGTGGGAGGGCCTCTTGCGCCGCCGCTGGCCGGCCACCGCGGCCGCCATGGCGGCCGGAGGGGCAGGGGCTTCCCGTGCGCAG GGATGGAAAGCTCTCTACATCAACAACCATGGAAGAACTGCTGTGGCTATCTCTAGAGTGGTTGAATTTGTGGAGAGCAGCACACATAACGGGTCGCTTGAAGCTGAATGTTATCTGAAAGCTATGTCTGATTTGGCACTGATGGAGGATATAGGCTTCGTCAATGTCCAGTTTTTCTTGCTTTCAAGAAATCGCAGTGCGATAATAAATCTTATTGGATTGCATTACTCCATTGCATATTTGCATATACTG GTTCAGCGTGTCACACTCTGCTGCACTGAGGTCAAGCTTCATTCTGTCTTTTTCCTCAAACAAGGCCAAGTTTTGTTCTCGAAGCTTATGTTAGCTTGA